Below is a window of Nocardia asteroides DNA.
ATGCTCGACGGTGTCGATATGGGCAGCGGGGACGGGATGTCCTACGGGCTCGGGGTGGGGTACGCGCAGCTGCCGTGTGGGACGCGGTTCGTCGGCCATGTGGGTGGGGTCCGCGGGTTCACCACCGTGGCCGGGGCGACCGAGGGCGGGCGGGCGGTCACGTTCACCTACACCGGGACGCCGTCCGCGCAGGATATCGGCGCGCTGCTGACCCATGCGCTGTGCGATTAGAAAACCGGCCCCGCACCGTGGACACGATGCGGGGCCGGTTCGGGGGAACTACTACTTGCCGCCCTGGTTGGCGACGGCGGCGGCGCCGGCGGCGGCGGCCTCCGGGTCCAGGTACTCGGCCGGCTTGACCGGACGCAGGTTCTCGTCCAGCTCGTAGCGCAGCGGGATGCCGGTGGGGATGTTCAGGCTGGAGATGTCCTCGTCGGAGATGTTGTCGAGGTGCTTCACCAGCGCGCGCAGCGAGTTGCCGTGGGCGGCGACCAGGACGGTCTTGCCGGTCAGCAGCTCGGGGGCGATGGTGGTCTCCCAGTACGGGATCATCCGGGCGACGACATCCTTGAGGCACTCGGTCTTGGGGACCTCGATGCCCGCGTAGCGCGGGTCGCCTTCCTGGCTGTACTCGTTGTCGTCGGCGATCGGCGGCGGCGGGGTGTCGTAGCTGCGCCGCCACAGCATGAACTGGTCCTGGCCGTACTGCTCGCGGACCTGCTCCTTGTTCTTGCCCTGCAGGTCGCCGTAGTGCCGCTCGTTGAGGCGCCAGTCGCGGATGACCGGGATCCAGTGCCGGTCGGCGGCGTCGAGCGCGTTGTTGGCGGTGCTGATCGCGCGACGCAGCAGCGAGGTGTAGACGATGTCGGGCAGCACGTCGTGCTCGGCGAGCAGCTCGCCGGCCCGCTTGCCCTCGGCGATGCCCTTGTCGGTCAGGTGCACATCCACCCAGCCGGTGAACAAGTTGAGGGCATTCCATTCGCTCTCGCCGTGGCGCAGCAGCACGAGGGTGTAGGTCATGGGGTCATTCTGGCATTTCGCCGGGGCCGGGGCGCAGGCCACCTCGTCGAACCCGACGACCGATGGGTCGCGTCGGCGCCGGAGGTCACCGGGCGTCGACGGCCAGCACCCCGGCGCCGACGAGGGTGGCGCCGTCGGTCAGGGCCGACGGCTCGACGGTGAGCTCACGCAGGAATTCCAGCCGCGCGTGCCGGGCGACGGCCGCGCGCAGCGGGTCCCACAGTGGCGGACCGGACCGGGCGAAACCACCGCCGATGACCACCCGGTCGACGTCGAGCAGGGCGGCCGCCGACGACACCGCCTGCCCGAGCGCGGTGCCCGCGCGGGCCATGGCGGCCAGCGGCACCGCCTCGCCCCGCAGCGCCGCCTCGGCCAGCTCGGCCCCGGTGGCGCCGGTCCACCCCCGCGCCCGCGCCCAGCGCGCCGCCGACATCCCGCTGGCGACGGCTTCCACGCAGCCGAAACCGCCACAGCCGCACGGGGTGTCGTCACCGGGGACGACGATGTGCCCGAGATGACCGCCGTTTCCGGTGCGCCCCACCAGGACTCGCCCGTCGGCGACGATCCCGCCACCGACCCCGGACGACACCGTCAGCGCGAGGCCGTTCGCCACCCCACGCAACCCGCCGACGCGATGCTCGGCCAGCACCAGACAGGCGCCGTCGATCGCGAAACGCACTACGGCGGAAGGGAACAGCGCCTGCACGTGCGCGACGACGGCGAACCCGTCCCGCCACGGCGGCAGGTTCAGCGGGGCCGCGGTCCCGGCCGGGACGTCGATCGGACCGGCCGACCCGATCCCCACCGCGCGCACCGGGTTGTCCCCCGCCACAGCGAGCAGCAGATCCCGGCACACCGCCCATGGCTCGGCGGTTGCCGAGGGCGCCTGCCGCACCCCGCGAAGCGTGTAGTCCGGATCGACGAGTGCCGCAGCGAATTTCGTCGCCCCGATATCGAGCGCGAGCGCTGTCATCCTCGGTCCGTCCTCCTGACGTGCGTTTGTGCTATCAACCCAGCGTGCCGGGGCTGCCCGGACCGAATGATGTGAAAATTCACAGTTTGTGGCACGCGACACTTTGACTACTGGTCGGTACGCGCGGGCCGTTTTCGTTAGATACTTCGACGCGGGTCGGGTCTGGTCAGTTGGGCAGCACTACTTTGATGAAGGATAGCTGTGTCGAAATTCGTTGTACTGGTGTTGAGCCTGCTGTCGGTGGGGTTCCTCGCCGCACCAGCGGGCGCGAACCCGTTGTATCCGACTCCCGATCCGGATCCGTTCTTCACGGCACCGAGTGACATCGCGGCGCTGGCGCCCGGCGACGTCGTCCGCACCCGTCGCATCGACACCATGCTCTACCCCGGCACCGAGGGCTGGCAGATCGCGTTCCGCTCCACCAACTCGCAGGGCAACGCGATCATGGGCGTCACCACGGTGCTCATGCCGATCGGCGTGAAGAACCCGCCGCTGGTGTCGTACCAGGCGCTGATCAACTCCATCGGCACCCGCTGCAACCCCTCGCAGTCGCTGTTCAACGGCGAGCTCCAGGACGCGCCCGGCGCCATGCTGCCGCTGCAGCGCGGCTGGGCCATCTCGGTGCCGGACTACCTGGGCCCGACGGTCGCCTACGGCGCCGCCAAGCTCAGTGGCATGGTCACCCTGGACAGCGTGCGCGCCGTGCAGAAGGTCGCCGAGCTGGGCGTCGGCAACTCGCCGGTGGCGCTGGCCGGCTACTCCGGCGGCGGCATGGCCACCGCGTGGGCCGGTGCGCTGCAGCCCACCTACGCGCCCGAGCTGAAGCTCGCGGCCGTGGTCGCCGGCGGCATCCCCGCCGACCTGGAACTGATGGCCGACGCGCTCGGCTTCGCCCCGCACCCGGGCTTCGGGCTGGCCTTCGCCGCCGCCATGGGCATCGAGCGCGAGTACCCCGAGCAGGTGCCGGTGTCGGACCAGCTCAACGAGAACGGCCTGTGGTTCCGTGAGTTCACCAAGGACGCGTGCCGCCGATTCCTGCTGTTCCACGGCGTCTTCCGCAACGCCGAGCAGATGGCGGCGTCCAAGGAACTGATGACCAGCCAGGTGGCCCGCGGTGTGCTGCGCGAGAACAGCCTCGTGCACTTCACCGGCGCCCCCACCGCGCCGACCTACATCTGGCAGGGCAAGTACGACACCCTGACCCCGTACGGTCCGGTCGCCGAGTCGGTCGCGCACTTCTGCAGCAAGGGCGCCCCGGTGCAGCTCACCACGATCGAGATCTCCGAGCACATGACGGCCGCGGCGGCCGGCTTCGTGGACGCCTGGAAGTACGTGGAGTCCCGCTTCCGCGGCGAACCGGTGCCGACGAACTGCTGACGTGACACCGGTGCTGGGCGAATCCGCTGCTCACGCCCAGCACCGGGCCGTTCAGACCTGGTCGGCCTCGTCGATCAGGTGCTCGAAGGCCCGCAGATTCTTGAGCGATTCGCCGCGCGAGACGCGCCACTTCCATTCCTTGCGGATGGATTCGGCGAAGCCCAGCTCGAGCAGCATGTTGAAGTCGTTGTCGACGGCTTCCAGGATCTGGCCGAAGATCCGGTCGAGCTCGTCGGGGGTGACCGATTCGGCCGAGGTGCGGCCCACCAGGTAGATGTCGCCCACGTTGTCCAGGGTGTACGCCACGCCGTAGAGGCGGCGGTTGCGGCGCAGCAGGTACTTGTAGACGCCCTGGAAGTTCTCGTCGGGCTTGCGGCAGACGAACGATTCGATGCGCACGCCGTGCTTGCCGACGGTGAGCATCACCGTGGTCTTGAGCTTGCGCTCGCCCGGCAGCACGACGATGAAGGTGTCGTCGGCGGGCCGGGTGTATTCGATCTCGCGATCGCGCAGCGTCTCGTCGATCACCTGCGATACGGCGCTCACCTGCGTACTCCCGTCCGGCGCCGCCACAGCGCCCGTGATCTGGCCTGGCCGGTCTCACCCGCGAGCAGGGCGATCCGACCGCGTTCGGCGCGGAATCCGGCCATCGCCGCAGCGTAGCTGTCGAGCAGGCCCTCGGCGGTGTGCGCCCAGGAGAAGCTGCTCGCGTGCGCGACCGCGGCCGTGCCCATCCGCGCCAGCCGCGCGGGATCGTCGAGCAGCGAGCCGAGCGCGTCGGCCCAGTCCTGGGTGCGGTGACCGGGCACCAGCAGGCCGGATTCGCGATGGCGCACCGCGGTGCCGAGGCCGCCCACATCGGCGGCCAGCACCGGGGTGCCGCTGGCCTGGGCCTCGATGGCGACCAGGCCGAAGGATTCGTTGTAGCTGGGCACGGCGACCACGTCGGCCGCGCGGTAAACCCGCACGAGCCGGTCGGCGGGCTGCGGCGGCAGGAAGGTGACCTGCTCGGTGATGCCGAGGTCGGCGGCGAGCTCGATCAGCGCGTCCGGGCGGGCCAGGCCGCTGCCGGAGGGTCCGCCGACGATCAGCACCCGCAGCTTGCGGCTCGGATCGCGGCGCAGCAGGGCCGCGGCCGCGCGGACCAGCACATCGGGGGCCTTGAGCGGCTGGATGCGGCCGACGAAGGCCACGACCTGCTCGTCGGCCCGCAGGCCCAGCTCAGCGCGGGCGGCGAGCTTGTCGCCGGGGTGGTAGCGGGTGAGGTCGGCGCCGGGCGGCACCACATCGATGCGATCGGGCGAGGCGCCGTACAGGTCGACGAGCTGACGCGCTTCGTCGCCGGTGTTGGCGACGAGCCGGTCGGCCTCGGCGATGACCTGCTTCTCGCCGATCACCCTGGTCTCCGGTTCGGGGGCGTCACCCTCGGCGAGCGCGGCGTTCTTGACCGCGGCCAGGGTGTGCGCGGTGTGCACCAGCGGCACCCGCCAGCGGTCCCTGGCCAGCCAGCCGACCTGGCCGGAGAGCCAGTAGTGCGAGTGCACGAGGTCGTAGTGGCCGGGCAGGTGGCGCGCCTCCTGGCGCAGCACCTCGGCGGTGAACGGGCACAGCTGGGTGGGCAGGTCGTTCTTGTCCAGGCCCTCGAACGGACCGGCGACCACGTGGCGCACCAGCACACCGGGTCCGGCTTCGGCGACCGGCGGCAGATCGGACGAGGTCGCGCGGGTGAAGATCTCCACCTCGGTGCCGCGTTTGGCCAGCTCGAGCGCGGTCTGCAGGACGTAGACGTTCATGCCGCCCGCGTCGCCGGTGCCGGGTTGCGCCAGCGGCGAGGTATGCACCGACAGCACCGCGATACGGTGGGGCACTATTTCCGGACGACGCTGACTCACACCCTCCAGTGTGCACGCCGCGACGCCGCCGCCGACATCCCTACCGGGATCGGTGACGGTCGTCACAGGCTGTTCGTGAGTGAGTTCACGTGTTCGTCGCGATCGAGCCTGCCCGATCCGCGCTGGTGACGCGAGCGAATTTCGGACATCGCGCTCGGGCCGCGCTCAGCGCCGCAGCGCCGCCTCGAACAGGGGCCACGACTTGTGCAGATCCTGCTCCCAGTAGCCCCACGAGTGGGTGCCGTTGGCGCGCAGGTCGACAGTGGCCGGGATGCCGAGGGTCTGCAACCGGTCGCGCAGCTGCTGGGTGCAGGTGGCGGTGACGGCCTCGAGCGAGGCGCCGAAGAGCATCTCGAGGGTCCGCTGCACCGGGTCGTCGCCCGGTTCGACGGTGTCGAACGGGCCCGGAATGCCGTTGCCCGAGGACAGATACACCGCGGTGCCGCGCAGGGTTTCGGCGTGCAGATACGGGTCGTGCGCCGACCACGCCGGGTCGGTGGGCGGGCCCCACATGTTGCGGACATTGCCGAGCCTGCTGCCGACGACGGCGCTCACGATCGCCTGTCCGCGAATGTCACTCGTGCGCACGCAGCCGCTGTAGGAGCCGATGGCGCGGTACAGGCCGGGCTCGGCGAGCGCGAGTTGGAACACCGAGGTGCCCGCCATGGACAGTCCCGCAATGGCATTCGCGCCGGTGCCGTTGAACTCGGCATCGATCACCGGCGGCAGTTCGCGGGTGAGGAAGGTGGTCCAGCGCTGCTTGCCCAGCACCGGATCGTCGGCCCGCCAGTCGGCGAAATAGCTGCCGGCGCCGCCGAACGGGATCACCACGTTGACCTGCTTGTCGTGGAAGAACTGCACGACATCGGTGCGGTCGAGCCAGTTTCCGTCGGCGCCGCCGCCGACCCCGTTGAGCAGATACAGCGTCGGCGCGGGCGCCGAGGGATCGGCCGCGCGCAGAATCCGCACGCGCGTCACGGTGTCCATCGCGGGCGAGTAGACGCCCACGTCGATCGTGCGATCGGGCTCGACGCGCCGATCCTCGATGCGCGCCACCGCGTCCGCCCCCGCCGCCGGCGCCACCACCAGCGTGCCTGCCAGCGCGGCCAGCACTATTCCGGCGATTCGAGCGCAGACTGCGCGACCGATCATCATCGAACTCCGATCTCGACGCCGAACCCACTTCCTCTGCGATCAAACGGCATTCCCGAACGCTACACACGAATTCATCGAAACATTGTGACGATTACCAGAAGATTTTCCACGTGCCTGTGTGTTCGAACTCTCTGCTCCTCGAGCACAATCACAGTCGTATCACGTCGGTGCCGCACACCAAACCACCATCCACACAACAGCGCTGGCTACCTGCGGCGATGATCGTTGTCACAGCTACCGGAATCGCTGTGAATTCGCGGTGAAAAGACCCACCGGAATCCTTTTACGGGTGACGGGAGCGGCGCGATCGAATAGCAAATGCGCGCGGCTCAGCCGATCCGCAGGGCCTGGGCGAACAACGGCCAGCTGCGGTGCATATCGTCGTTCCAGTAGCCCCAGGAGTGGGTTCCGTTGGAGCGCAGGTCGACCGAGGCCGGCATGCCGAGCTCGGCGAAGCGCGCGGCCAGTTGCTGGGTGCACAGACCGGTGGCGGCGTCGAGCGCGCCACCGACCAGGAGCTGGTCGATCAGCTTCATCGAGTCGCCGTTGATGCCGGGCCCCGCGAGGGTGTCCAGCGCGCCGGGCAGGCCGGTGCCCGAGGCGATGTAGATGGCCAGGCCACGCAGGCGCTCGGCGTGCAGGAAGGGGTCGTTGGCCGCCCAGAGCGGGTCGCCGGGTAGTCCCCACATGTTCACCGGGTCGCCGTTCTGGCCGCTGACCACGGTGTTGACGATGGCGCGCCCCTGGGGGCCGCTGGTCGACACGCACCCGCTGTAGCTGGCGACCGCGCGATACAGGCCGGGCGCGGCCAGCGCGAGCTGGAAGGCCGCGGTGCCCGCCATCGAGACGCCCGCCACGGCATTGGCGCCGGTGCCGTGGAATTCGGCGTCGATCACCCGGGGCAGTTCGCGGGTGAGGAAGGTGGTCCAGCGCTGGCGGCCCAGGACGGGGTCGTCGGCGCGCCAGTCGGCGTAGTAGCTGCCCGCGCCACCGATCGGCATCACCACGGTGACCTGCTTGTCGCCGTAGAAGCGCTCGGCGTCGGTGCGGGTGAGCCAGTTGTGGCCGTCGCGCCAGTCGCCGGTGGCGCTGCCGCCGTCGACGCCGTTGAGCAGGTACAGCACCGGCGCGGCGGCGTCCGGGTCGGCGGCGGGCAGCACCGCGACGCGCACCGGTTTGCCCATCGCGCCCGAGTGCACGACCAGGTCCACCACCCGGCCCTGCCCCTGGGTCGCCGAGATCAGCCGGGCCGGGTCGAGGCGGGGATCGGGCGGCGCCGCGCC
It encodes the following:
- a CDS encoding phosphoglyceromutase — translated: MTYTLVLLRHGESEWNALNLFTGWVDVHLTDKGIAEGKRAGELLAEHDVLPDIVYTSLLRRAISTANNALDAADRHWIPVIRDWRLNERHYGDLQGKNKEQVREQYGQDQFMLWRRSYDTPPPPIADDNEYSQEGDPRYAGIEVPKTECLKDVVARMIPYWETTIAPELLTGKTVLVAAHGNSLRALVKHLDNISDEDISSLNIPTGIPLRYELDENLRPVKPAEYLDPEAAAAGAAAVANQGGK
- a CDS encoding ROK family protein, giving the protein MTALALDIGATKFAAALVDPDYTLRGVRQAPSATAEPWAVCRDLLLAVAGDNPVRAVGIGSAGPIDVPAGTAAPLNLPPWRDGFAVVAHVQALFPSAVVRFAIDGACLVLAEHRVGGLRGVANGLALTVSSGVGGGIVADGRVLVGRTGNGGHLGHIVVPGDDTPCGCGGFGCVEAVASGMSAARWARARGWTGATGAELAEAALRGEAVPLAAMARAGTALGQAVSSAAALLDVDRVVIGGGFARSGPPLWDPLRAAVARHARLEFLRELTVEPSALTDGATLVGAGVLAVDAR
- a CDS encoding lipase family protein, yielding MSKFVVLVLSLLSVGFLAAPAGANPLYPTPDPDPFFTAPSDIAALAPGDVVRTRRIDTMLYPGTEGWQIAFRSTNSQGNAIMGVTTVLMPIGVKNPPLVSYQALINSIGTRCNPSQSLFNGELQDAPGAMLPLQRGWAISVPDYLGPTVAYGAAKLSGMVTLDSVRAVQKVAELGVGNSPVALAGYSGGGMATAWAGALQPTYAPELKLAAVVAGGIPADLELMADALGFAPHPGFGLAFAAAMGIEREYPEQVPVSDQLNENGLWFREFTKDACRRFLLFHGVFRNAEQMAASKELMTSQVARGVLRENSLVHFTGAPTAPTYIWQGKYDTLTPYGPVAESVAHFCSKGAPVQLTTIEISEHMTAAAAGFVDAWKYVESRFRGEPVPTNC
- a CDS encoding type III secretion system chaperone family protein, producing the protein MSAVSQVIDETLRDREIEYTRPADDTFIVVLPGERKLKTTVMLTVGKHGVRIESFVCRKPDENFQGVYKYLLRRNRRLYGVAYTLDNVGDIYLVGRTSAESVTPDELDRIFGQILEAVDNDFNMLLELGFAESIRKEWKWRVSRGESLKNLRAFEHLIDEADQV
- the mshA gene encoding D-inositol-3-phosphate glycosyltransferase; its protein translation is MEGVSQRRPEIVPHRIAVLSVHTSPLAQPGTGDAGGMNVYVLQTALELAKRGTEVEIFTRATSSDLPPVAEAGPGVLVRHVVAGPFEGLDKNDLPTQLCPFTAEVLRQEARHLPGHYDLVHSHYWLSGQVGWLARDRWRVPLVHTAHTLAAVKNAALAEGDAPEPETRVIGEKQVIAEADRLVANTGDEARQLVDLYGASPDRIDVVPPGADLTRYHPGDKLAARAELGLRADEQVVAFVGRIQPLKAPDVLVRAAAALLRRDPSRKLRVLIVGGPSGSGLARPDALIELAADLGITEQVTFLPPQPADRLVRVYRAADVVAVPSYNESFGLVAIEAQASGTPVLAADVGGLGTAVRHRESGLLVPGHRTQDWADALGSLLDDPARLARMGTAAVAHASSFSWAHTAEGLLDSYAAAMAGFRAERGRIALLAGETGQARSRALWRRRTGVRR
- a CDS encoding alpha/beta hydrolase — encoded protein: MMIGRAVCARIAGIVLAALAGTLVVAPAAGADAVARIEDRRVEPDRTIDVGVYSPAMDTVTRVRILRAADPSAPAPTLYLLNGVGGGADGNWLDRTDVVQFFHDKQVNVVIPFGGAGSYFADWRADDPVLGKQRWTTFLTRELPPVIDAEFNGTGANAIAGLSMAGTSVFQLALAEPGLYRAIGSYSGCVRTSDIRGQAIVSAVVGSRLGNVRNMWGPPTDPAWSAHDPYLHAETLRGTAVYLSSGNGIPGPFDTVEPGDDPVQRTLEMLFGASLEAVTATCTQQLRDRLQTLGIPATVDLRANGTHSWGYWEQDLHKSWPLFEAALRR
- a CDS encoding alpha/beta hydrolase → MGVVARCGLLLAAGFVCAQAIAGAAPPDPRLDPARLISATQGQGRVVDLVVHSGAMGKPVRVAVLPAADPDAAAPVLYLLNGVDGGSATGDWRDGHNWLTRTDAERFYGDKQVTVVMPIGGAGSYYADWRADDPVLGRQRWTTFLTRELPRVIDAEFHGTGANAVAGVSMAGTAAFQLALAAPGLYRAVASYSGCVSTSGPQGRAIVNTVVSGQNGDPVNMWGLPGDPLWAANDPFLHAERLRGLAIYIASGTGLPGALDTLAGPGINGDSMKLIDQLLVGGALDAATGLCTQQLAARFAELGMPASVDLRSNGTHSWGYWNDDMHRSWPLFAQALRIG